From Triticum aestivum cultivar Chinese Spring chromosome 7B, IWGSC CS RefSeq v2.1, whole genome shotgun sequence:
gttcgatgacgattggtattatgagtttatgtgttttgatgtaccgaaggtagattggagtcctggatgtgatcacggacatgacgaggagtctcgaaatggtcgagacataaagatcgatatattgtaaggctatgtttggacaccggaaaggttccgagaggttcgggcatttttccggagtactaggaggttaccgaaaccccccggggagtgtatgggccttattgggccttagtgggagagaagaggaggcggccaggtggagggcgcgccccccaggcacaatccgaattgggtggggggcctttttgaaattaccgtgttccccaacagtggtgagGTGAGTGCTgcaagatgtccgcggagctgaactccaagatcggcgcccaatcgggtttgatggacgcggatgcacgcggtccggaacctatggccggagacgagtccaaggTTCCATTGGCACATGCCCAGCTCGAtgttggatctgtgtgcggctcgagTGTCGCCGAGTCTGCGGCTTCCATGgtggggttaagcttcccgtcttgGAACGGCGCAAtccgctccggatctagggccagagcggttacaggcgctatctcctgagcgCGGTCAGATGACAGATTTAgttcatgttcatcgtggtggcaggggacgaccgtcatgggctcgaatccgtcgaagatcaagtctccccggatatcggccacaaaattcaggtttccaaatctgacctgatggcctagttatcgatctgctctaggcggccaagcaagttggcccgcagtgcgaagccaccgaatacgaagatctgtctgggaaggaagatctccccctgtactgcattgttgtagatgattgatggaggcATCAAGCCTTCTGgcgacgacgcagcggaactctcaatgaaagcaccaatgtcagtgtcaaaataggcggatcttgggtagggggtcccgagatgtgcgtctaaagctaatggtaaaaggaggagggggacacaatgtttacccaggttcgggccctctctatggaggtaataccctacttcctacttgattgatcttgatgaatatgagtattacaagagttgatctaccacgagatcgtaatggctaaaccctagaagcctggcctatgagattatgattgtcttctatctctacggactaaaccctccggtttgtatagacaccggagggggctaaggttacacaaagtcggttgcaGAGAAAAGGAATcaacatatccgaatcgccaagcttgccttccacgcaaaggagggtcccatccgaacacgagaagAAGTCTTATGtcttatatcttcatagcccaacagtccagcccacgtatatagttcggctatccgaggaccccttaatccgggactccctcagcggccaCGAGCTCGTTCGACGCTGGCGCAtaaccaaatggtcaccggagtgacgcaggcatcgagctcgtgcggcggtgggTTTCAGCCTTGAAGAAATCGGCGGCCAGAGCGAGAAAAAGAGGGCGGGGTATGGGTGAACGATGGGCGGGCTCACAAGGGGTCGAATGAAGGGCCCAGCGGCTCGGGGGAGACGTCGAAGGTGGCGaacgggcgccggcgatctcggtcaTTCGAGGTTGAAGAAGAGGGTGATGCAGACGCTGCGGTGCGTCCCCGGTTGCATGGGTCGTCGAGGAGGAAGACGGAGCCACGACGGTTCTCTCGGACActctggatgggcgagggaggctGGTTGCCGCGATggcagcggacggcggcgacgggcgcgctcgGGTGGCTACGGACGCGAGCGCTGGGGGTGAGGGAGGAATCAGAGAGAGGCAAAAGGTGCAGGGGTGTCGTGGCACTCTTGGCGCCCTCCAGCAAcaacggcaagcaggaggtggccgcacgCGTGCTGGCGTGCGGGGGCCACGCGCCCTCCTGCCCACTagcaggaggtggaagacgactgGCAGCCGACGAGGTGGGCTGGGTCGACCACTTGGGCTACAGGAGCGCCAGGTAAGAAGGCCCAGGTAGATTTATGTCTTTCTGTTaattctgtttttctgtttttctatattttgaagtttgttgaaataccaaatcattttattAGCTTCTGTAAATTTTTGTGTGGACTATATGGACTATTCCAGAGCCCCTCAagattttcagaattattggagcagtTAAAATATTTATAGCGATTAAATGCTCTAATTCAAAATACATTATGATTTAATTAAAAACTCCAaagatgacctagaaaaatgtgcaccattttttgcAGAGGCTTTCACCCATTTCAAAAAATGATGgacttttctgaagggcattttgggttcattgagaatattggtgctagggtttggacatcccaATTAAAAAATTCCTTTGAATTCAAACTTGATGCATGGATGCTTTCATGCAACTAATTGCACTCAATTCTAGGGTTGTAACATTATGATATGAACGTTTACTAGTGGatacaaggcaggggcgcgccctggtgatgggaaatgtagtagaaaataaaaaaatgtccTATGATCAACCAAGAACACTGTGAAGATGCAATAATGTTTGGATCAGGTCGTTATTGACTCTGAGTTGCAGCAGAAGAGGACaagtcggtgtagatcatacttaaAGTCCCTCAAtcttccaaccccccccccccccccccacccccccaacACGTCGCGCTACTCGTTGCGTGTCCAGAATATCAATGAAGCCACCTCTGAGTTGTATCTCTATTTGGCTGCAGAATTTCCCATGAACACTGGTTGTATCTCTATTTCTAGCTAATAAAAAGGAGACATAAGTCGGAGAAAGTTATAAAAAGGGACGACGCAGAAAAAGAAGTGCTACAGATGATCATTGCTTATAGTGCTCAAAATAATGCAAGCGGGAGCAACACAGAACCTACAAAGCATGTACCGTCGGTTGCACCACCGTCGGGCCACGTACCCAACAAGAAGATCACCACATATGTTTTTTTTTTCAGATGATCACCACATATGTTAGTCAACGCTTGGCAGCCATACATTCTTCTTGCTTATGTAGCGCTGCCAACTGAACTACAGCCATATATTCCATCTCATCTGTGTGGAGCTGCCGACTAATCTACCGCATAAATTCCATCTCGTTTACGTGGCGCTGCCGTGTTCGTTTTGTACAACGCTACCGCGTCCATACATTCGCATGCCCCTCCCGTCTCGAAGAAGAAAATCCATGCAGACCATATACGTCTACCAAACTGAAGTTGCGCATGCAAAGCACTCCACAGATGAGAAGGCAAAAGCTCCAATGTTAACATTAGCATAACAATCCGATAGATAACACACAATTAAATATCAGCCCAGCTACGGCCGCAAATTCTAGTGCTGCCATTAGCATCGCAGCTTACAACAAGGCCTGTTCTGGACACACGAGGAAACAAGAATTGGTAGTGGGGCATTGTTCTGCATCAAGCCAACAGCAGCCATTTTCTAGTCAACAGTCTCATCGTCCTTGTCAGTTGTCTGCGGGCCGGTGGATGACGGGGAGTAGCCCGGTGCAGTCGGGGAGTAGCTTGCGCTGGGGCTGCACGCTCAAAACCACAATTGTCAGAAGAGCTAATTGCGCACTTTCATCGCGGGCAGATGAGATAAGACCTCAAGCATTTACCTGTAGTTTGGAGATGTCGGGCTGTAATCTGGGCTAGGTCCTCCAGAGGTAGTGTGCGGGCTGCAACACTCGCGCAACGTGTTAGAAAACCCATGTATTGCCACAGCAACAACGTTTTAAGTTAGAAACAATGGTGATTATCAACAGAAATGGGCTCACCTTGTAGGGCTGTATGACGGGCTTGGTTGTGCATATGATGGTGAGGTGGGCGAGTAGGTCGGTGAGGTCGGGCTGGAGAAACGAAACAGAGATGTAATGTAATCAAAATAAAGCATAGACATACATGGAAATGGAACACAACACCAAAAGAACGGCCAAAGCTATCAACAGAATACCTGTAGTTCGGAGAAGTCTGACTGTACGGGCTCATCATCCTTGGACTGCTTGGAGAATAAGCATGTGAAGGACTGTACTTGGCCGAAGAAGGATTGTAGCTCGGTGAAGTGGGGCTGTAGTTCGGTGAAGTAGGGCTGTAGCTCGGTGACGTCGGGCTGTAACCAGGCGATGTAGGGCTGTATGCAGGCGATGTAGGGCTGTATGAGGGCGAGGTAGGGCTGTATGAGGGGGATGTCGGGCTGTATGAGGGTGACGTGGGGCTGTATGAGGGTGATGTCGGGCTGTACGAGGGAGAAGTAGGGCTGTATGATGGCGACGTTGGGCTGTAAGATGGCGACGTCGGGCTGTATGCAGGAGATGTTGGGCTGTATGCTGGCGAGGTCGGACTATAAACCGGTGATGTTGGACTATAGCTCGGCGATGTGGGGCTATAGCTTGGTGATGTTGGGCTGTAGCTCGGAGATGTGGGGCTGTAGCTAGGAGATGTGGGGCTGTAGCTCGGGGATGTTGGCGAGTATGATGGACTGGTCGGAGAGTATGATGGACTGGTCGGGCTGTAGGAAGGAGAGCCAGGCGTATATGATGGAGAGGTGGGGCTGTAGCTGGGCGATGCAGGGCTGTATGATGGAGAAGTGGGACTGTAACCATGTCCTGGCCCTGGGCTGAACACCGGAGAAGATGGACTGTAACCACCTCCAGAGGATGGGCTGTAGTTTGACGGGACGGGTGAGAATGCCATGCCCCCAACATATGGTGAGAACTGAGCATCTGTAATTGGGGAAGCCCTGAAATTTGGACTCAGCATTGGTGACATCATTCCTCCATCACGGTACGGTGTCGCGGACATGGGTGAACGCGCTGGTGTCATGCCATAGTCCAGACCTTCAACATAGCTTGGGAGTTGAAGCTCAATCGCCTGCTGCAGCATCTGGTCATTCAGATACAATCCACAGCCTCCTGTACCAATAGGAGCAAGCTGGCCAAGCATAATGTTCTCAGTCACACCTCTTAGGTAATCAGATTCCGCATATACAGCAGCATCAAGCAAGATATCCactgtttcttcaaaagaacatCTCATGAGGGGCCCTGTGTCATTACGATTTATACCATGCCTAGTAATAGCCATCAGGTGACCTCTGTATGTCATCGTATCACAGAGAATGGCCAGATGCCTGTAGTTCACATAAGACCCATCAAAAGATATAACCACCCTCAGCTCATCCAAGAGAGACCTGCGGACAGCCTCAATCCCAAGAACCTCAATCACTTCAATCAAATGGTTACTTGTTGTCCTTGTAGAATCAACATCCTCATGACACATCACGGCCAAGAGGTTTACACCTTCTGTATCAAGCATCCACTCGTTATCTGGTTTGAAAccctcactttcatcaaatttattGACCTTCCCGTATTTGATGAAGACCTTGTTAATATCTGGAATGCCTCGAAGGGCCATCTCAGTCAACATATTACCCTCAATCTTCTTGAGGAAGACATCATCCTCAGCAGATTCATCCTGTATTTCTCCTTTTGGAGCTTCGTCGTTTGTAATGCGGACACGAAGGATGAGCTTATCTGCATTATCATCATTGAATATGCATGACAAGTCATCGTCAAATTCATGATTGATCTTCTCTGCAATATCAGCCATGCTCAATTTCTTATCAACCATCATCTCACGGTTCAGCTCAATACGCAGCAGCCAAGGAGAGATCTTATCTGGGTCAATATCCTCATCAGGCATTTCATAATATGACCTGACAAATTCCACATCCTCTTCAATGATGGTTCCTAGAGGATCAGGATCATACCATATCTCAGTGGCATGGGTCACACTACGCAGTGTAGTGTACTCCAAGGCACACTGCACATTCTTAGCCAATTCTTTTTTCTTGCTCACCTCAGGCTTTAGGAAAACAGACAGAGATGGAGTCTTTATCTTCTTGGCGACGTTAATGATCTCTCTTAACCTGGGAACTCCAAGGGTAACATTCTTAGCACTAACACCAGCATAATGGAAAGTATTCAGTGTCATCTGAGTTGCCGGTTCTCCAATGGACTGTGCAGCCACACATCCAATCATTTCACCAGGAGCTACTAAAGACTGGAGGAATCTCGATTCAATCTCACCAATGACCCATTCGAAGGATTCCTTTGTAAGCCTGTATTCTTTCAAGACCCTCTTGCTAGCAAATGTGCTACGAAGCAGGATATTGAAGAACAAAGTAGCGTTCTTCTGAGCCTCGATGCTCATGGCATCGTCACCAGGGACAACCTTAAGTCTTTCTTGCAGCTTATCTATTGCTTCCACAATTTCCATTGGGTGCATGTCAGAAGGTCTTCTTAAATCAATCTTGAAAGTCTTCTGAGCATTCCAGATAAGCCGCTTGAGGTTGACAGGCATAGGCCATGTATTGTCGCCAGTTGTAGTAATTTCAGTCCCAAGCTGTAATCTGTCAGCTTCTAATTTCTGAACCTCTGCCTCGAACACATTTCTGAATTCACGAATGGTCTTCAAATCATCAACATGGTCAGGCAACATGTAAGTAGGCCTCCAGTTCTCATCATCAAGTTCATAACGAAATACATTATCAAACTCGGCCTTTTTCATCTTCAGGGAGTCCAATTTCTGTGATTCAATCCAAACAGCATCCATGCCATCTTCTCCATACAAGAATTGAATAACATCACCCAGCGAATTTCGCACAGTACCATCATATTTCACCATAATGTCCTCCATAGCCTTCACGAGCCTCCGCTGAATATATCCCGTCTCAGAGGTTTTCACAGCAGTATCAATCAAACCTTCTCTACCACCCATAGCATGGAAGAAAAATTCTTGTGGTGTCAGACCTCGAAGGTAAGAGTTCTCAACAAACCCGCGACTTTCAGGGCCGTAGTCATCTTTCGTGAAGTGGGGCAATGTACGATCAACGAAACCAAATGGAATCCGCTTGCCCTCAACATTCTGCTGTCCGACACAAGCAGTCATTTGCGAAATATTAATGAAACTGCCTTTTGAGCCTGCAGTGACCATAGCTTTCAAATTGTTGCTCTCAGACAAACTCTTCTGAGCACTACTCCCAGCATCATCACGAGCCTTGTTAAGAACCTAGCATAGAAAACGGGTATGTCAAAACAAGTCTACCAAAAAACTGATGGCTTACTCCTTCCCAAATGGAAGGATCAAAGTCTCCCAAATGGAAGAATCAAACTCTCCCAAAAAAAGCTGATGGCTTACTCCTTCCCAGATGAAAGAACCAAACAAGAGCATTCAGCAGTACCTGATTTACTCGGTTTTCGAATGATTCCATCATGGTGCGTCCTGGCTCAGGTTCCAagttcttctcttgtgcttgcttAATAAGCTCCTTCACCTCATTCTTAGCTGTTCCAATTGTCTCGTTAATCTTCTCCATAGTAGCAGCATCTGCAATTGTATCTCCAATACCAATACTGAAACCGTTTTGCAGAAGCCAGTAGTTGACCAGCCACTGTGTATGACCCAAGAACTTCCGTGCAGCATCTGGCCCTACCTCTTCCCTGCAAACAGTTAAACCAACCAAAATTATTCAGCACAGAACATGTGTACCAAAAACTGCAATGCAACGTTTATAACTTACCAAATAACATGAATAAGACTTCCAGTTGACGTTCCAAGTGTTTTTTTGCAAAGTGTACCAGACAGAAGCTCTCCCTTCTCTATCCTGACCATAGTATCTCCTGGAGTAATAAATCCACTTTCTGTTTCAGCATGCCAGGCTGAAAATCTTATTAAATTGATTAGCTTCGGAATAATCAAGTTGAAAACTTGTTTGCCAGTCCAAATCGGCCTTGGTCTCAAAATGGCAGGTGCAGGAACCTTCCCATCAAAATCTTCCCACCACATTAGGATGTTCATAAATACATCCTGGGAGAAATTTCAGAACATTAAGCTACAAAAACTACAAACAATAATATTAGGTGTTTAAGGAGAGTATCGTTAACCTTTTCAATAAGAGTGTCCCTTTTGGTTATTTTTCGACACCCAAGAAGTGTGTCCTGGACAATACCCATAACAGGTCTATTCGCTTGAGGCGAGACAATACATTTTGGCACCATCATCAACTCTAAAACTTCGGCTCTTGTCTCAAATGACTGAggaacatgcatattcatttcatCCCCATCAAAATCTGCATTGTATGGTGATGTGACAGACAGGTTCAGGCGGAAAGTTGAGTACGGCATAATTTTAATACGATGCCCCATGATAGACATTTTATGAAGACTTGGTTGCCGGTTGAAAAGAACAAAATCTCCATCATTGAGGTGTCTTTCCACCTGAGAAGTCAAGCACAAAACAGGTGAGCCAAACCAAAAGGCAATTTTTGTTATGTCACCACTAAAACGGTAGATGCTGCAACGATGTCAGCACTAACCTTGTAACCCAGCTCCAAATGCTGATCACTACTTTTCTTCACATAGCGAAGATCCAGCCTCTGACCATCTTCCCTGATGATGTACTTTGCACCTGTCTTACCTGGGGGTGGGTGAGGCCCATATTCTACTAGCTCTTTCAACCTGGTATGATCAGATTTAGACATAACTTCTCACATATCAATGCAAGAACAGTGATTGCATAAGATGCCTTAATAACAGAAAATTAATTTACCTCTCAATGTTATATGGAGTGACAGTTTCTGGGTATGTCAGATTCAAAGCTATACTCCATGGCACCCCCAATTGATCAATGTTGATATTCGGATCTGGTGTGATGACAGTACGAGCTGAGAAATCAACACGCTTCCCCATTAAGTTTCCTCTAATCCGGCCTTCTTTTGCTTTCAGCCTGCTGCATATTGACTTAATAGGCCTTCCAGAACGCTGAGTGGCCTGGATATTTCCACAACAGATAATGAGAATAACTTATCTACTAGTGATTAATATGTGGAGTGCACTTATAGACTACTCACCCTTGGTTGTCCAGGAAGATCATTGTCGAAGTACGTTGCAATGTGAAACTGCAACAACTGAGCAAACTCAGTTATAATGTGAGCTGGGGCTCCATTTCTCTCTTGCCTCCTCAAATTCTCATTATGTCGAATTATCATCGCTAATTGATGAGTCAAATCATCCTGTAGAAACAGAAGAAACAGCGAGATAAACAGTGAGTGGAAGGGTGAGACCTGTGAACCAACCATTGGATCCATTCATAATAATTTTAGTAGTACTGGGCTAACCTCACTTCTGGAGGAAGTATCCATCATAACAGATGGTCTGACAGGTGGTGGAGGAATTGGAAGGACTTGCAGTATCATCCAATCAGGACGAGCATACTTAGGGTTCAGGCCCAACAAAAGACAGTCCTCATCACTTATACGCTTGAGAACATTAAGGACCTGCCCCAATAAACCATGATGTGAGCCATGTGATTAACTGAAAATTCTTAGAACCTATTGAATTGAGTAAGGATAATGTAAATACCCTCTCGGCAGAGAGAATTTGCTTTCGCTCCACTGGTTCAGGGAGTTGATCTTGATCATCACTTTTCTTCTTTGTTGCTTTAAATTCTGCAACCATCTTCATACCATCAACTGTGATATTTGGCTGCTGAGCACCACAACCGCCTCTTTTCTTCACTGGCTCATCAGCATCCTGCTGATCTTGAACCTCAAGTTCATCACCCCCAGCACAAATCTTTTTGCTCTTGCAAGCATCATATATTCTTCTTAATCTATTTTTTGGGTTCCTGATTTTCAGAGCCTGCTTGAACTTGGTATCCTCCTGCAAGACATCACTGATAAATAACATGCCAAGATCAAGGCACACAAAAATAAATGGTCCACGCTATGATactgtttagtactccctccgttcacaaatataagatgttctaacttttttgtgaatctgatgtatatagacacatttcagtgtgtttgttcactcatttcagtccgtatgtagtccatattgaaatatccaaaacatattatattagtgaacagagggagtacctaaCATGCAAGAACAACCTTTCTCAGAATTCATGAGAAAACTCCAAAGTTATTTGTAATTAGGTTCCATGGTTCTGGTTATTTTACCAAAGACAATAATTAATAAAATAGGCATTGCTACGGGGACACATCATCAATGCAGTTTTCTTTTGTCTGATGCAGTTCTACCAATGGCAGGCTCTATTGAAACTTCACAAAGATAATCTTGGCTTCCAGTGTTGAATTCCAGATCCATAACAAACATGCAAGAAGTCTAAATCAATTGCATGTACAGGTTCATTGCACCTGATCAAAAAAGATTCTATGACGTTGAACAGATGCAAAATTGGACAAACATAAGTGAAAATTACGATTGTCATGATTTCAGTTTAGCTTGTCTTGCACATCAGGGACTCCTTTCAGTTTACCTTAGATATGCACCAAACGACAACCTAGTAAAATGCACAAGTCTTAAAAGGAAACCAGACGAACAGAGGAGTCATGTACCTCATCCGCCAGGATCTTGGAACAGTTGAAGCACACACAGCGCATTATGGAGAGTACGGTCTTGATGAAGCCGATGTGGAACATTGGCTTTGCAAGCTCAAGGTGGCCAAAGTGACCCGGGCACTCGGCCATCCCAGCCATACATGTATCACACTTGATCTTCCGGTCAATGGTGCCCAAACGAGGGTCACTCAAACCCCCAGGCTTTGCCTTCCCCCTCTCCATAGTCTCTGCATGCTCTATCACCACCACTGACATTTGTCTCTACAAAAATAGCAAAGCAACACAAAATTTATCAAATTCAATCCTACACATTTCTTTGGGCACTCCATATGGACCAGTTCAGGAGGCACTCCTCAGACTATCATTACAATGGTCGATGGTCATTTGAACCAAACAAATCATACTATTAAACCCTCTCAATCCATCTTATTAGATATATTCTGCAAATCTATAGTATAAGACCATCAAGCAGATGCGTGTAGCCTTATTCAAACTTGTATTGAACATGAGCCAATCGAAAGCACGGTAAAATCATGTGTGATAACAAACAAACAGTGCAAACTGCTAAGCACAACCAAACTGCCAAATTCATAGTAAATACAAATACCACACAAGTAATTAGAACATTTGCCTTTTGTTAGGTCTGTTAAAAAAATTGCGAGAGAGATCTGTTAAAACTTTGATGCAATACAAGTGCGAAGTTCAACTCGGCAACTCGACCAAATATCCCACTTGAATAGTATTACATGGAGTACAACTTGTAGCTCAAACCGAACTAGAGACTTACAACCAAGCATTTTGCTCAAAGTTTAACTAGTTTCCCAAGTTAGCAAAACACCGACTCAACCAAACAACACTCATGCATATATTGTTCAGTGTCGGAACCTTTGGTAAGTTACAATGGATCAGCTTCAACATATATTTGCCAGATCAAGCTCGGCTAATTCGCTACCCAAGCAACACCAGATTGAAGCTAACAACCAGCAACCCGGTGACAGTTCATCCAGAGTTGGAAGCTAGCCAAGCCCAGTCAAACCAGTACGAGTTCCCACTCCACGCAGAGAAACGAAACAGAGGCggcggtgggggtgggggaggcgaGGTATTACGATTTCATCCGGGCTGAGGATGCCGAACTGCACGAGCTGCACCTTGGCCACCTCAGCCGGCGAGTACGGGAACCTCGCGTCCATTTCACCCCCacggcggcgccgccgccacctAGGGTTTGGGTCTCAGATCCCGCCGCCCGCCGCGAGCGCTCCGCCGCCCGAAGCTTGGGCCGTACGGCCAGCCCCTGTCTGGAGCACGCTAAACTTTTTGGCGGCTAAAATCGAGCTCGAATGGGATCGATCCGACCGGCCCTCGCCTCCTCCGCGAGAGGGGAGGGGAAAGGGGATCGGGAGAGAGTGCGTCTGAGAAAGAGGAGAACTGGGTGGGGGTGGGGCTTTACTTATAGGCGTATCCTGCGCCGGACGGGCTATAGTGAGCCGGTGGGCGCGTGGACCTGTGGAGCCGGTGTATGGATTCATGACAGGGTAGGAAACGCGGTGTAGGTGGACAGGGGGCGGGGAGGGAGGAAACAAAGGGAGTCACAGTGAACCTGCTGTGGATGCGCAGTAGACGGTGTAGATGAGAGTTTTGGGTGGGTTTCCCGTCGCGTCAATGCGGAATGGTCGAGAGCCTGTGAGTGGTCCTCGACTCGTTGATTGTCGTGGCTTTGCTATTCTGGGCTATACGTCCCGTCGttatgaggccaactccaccgcgcgactctATCTTGTCCGGTCCTGTTCGTTTGGGACAAAACGAACAAACGAGACGACCCAGCGCGCGACGGTCCGGACCTatctggtccgttttgtgtccgggccgacccatttcgagcgcaaacttgcgccggttttgggtcgcggcggacagcGAACGGACGCTTCGAACGTCCGCGTCGGGgtcgcgtggcaggcggccacctacctcccatccGCCAACATAAATGCGCACAGGCGGATGGCCCCATCTGTCATCCGGCCATCAAACAGTCgtcgtccttcttaaatgggaccCGTGGACCGgtcatcgtcctcacttccccACGCGGCCCCTCTCTGTCCCTTGAAAGCTGACacgcccaaaccctagccactccccgtcctcgagctcgccggccggccgcagcCATGGGTCTCTGGaaccgcaaggggaagcacgaccgcgaggccggctcctcctccggccgccgccgcggatccGTGAAAAAGGAGGAGCCCGCGTCACTGCCGCGCTCCTCCCGTCGAGCCCCCGCGCCGGCCCCCTTCATCATTGCCCCTAGGCCCGCCAGCGAGCGCGACCGACAGTACATCTGCGCGGACGCGTGCCG
This genomic window contains:
- the LOC123155625 gene encoding DNA-directed RNA polymerase II subunit RPB1; protein product: MDARFPYSPAEVAKVQLVQFGILSPDEIRQMSVVVIEHAETMERGKAKPGGLSDPRLGTIDRKIKCDTCMAGMAECPGHFGHLELAKPMFHIGFIKTVLSIMRCVCFNCSKILADEEDTKFKQALKIRNPKNRLRRIYDACKSKKICAGGDELEVQDQQDADEPVKKRGGCGAQQPNITVDGMKMVAEFKATKKKSDDQDQLPEPVERKQILSAERVLNVLKRISDEDCLLLGLNPKYARPDWMILQVLPIPPPPVRPSVMMDTSSRSEDDLTHQLAMIIRHNENLRRQERNGAPAHIITEFAQLLQFHIATYFDNDLPGQPRATQRSGRPIKSICSRLKAKEGRIRGNLMGKRVDFSARTVITPDPNINIDQLGVPWSIALNLTYPETVTPYNIERLKELVEYGPHPPPGKTGAKYIIREDGQRLDLRYVKKSSDQHLELGYKVERHLNDGDFVLFNRQPSLHKMSIMGHRIKIMPYSTFRLNLSVTSPYNADFDGDEMNMHVPQSFETRAEVLELMMVPKCIVSPQANRPVMGIVQDTLLGCRKITKRDTLIEKDVFMNILMWWEDFDGKVPAPAILRPRPIWTGKQVFNLIIPKLINLIRFSAWHAETESGFITPGDTMVRIEKGELLSGTLCKKTLGTSTGSLIHVIWEEVGPDAARKFLGHTQWLVNYWLLQNGFSIGIGDTIADAATMEKINETIGTAKNEVKELIKQAQEKNLEPEPGRTMMESFENRVNQVLNKARDDAGSSAQKSLSESNNLKAMVTAGSKGSFINISQMTACVGQQNVEGKRIPFGFVDRTLPHFTKDDYGPESRGFVENSYLRGLTPQEFFFHAMGGREGLIDTAVKTSETGYIQRRLVKAMEDIMVKYDGTVRNSLGDVIQFLYGEDGMDAVWIESQKLDSLKMKKAEFDNVFRYELDDENWRPTYMLPDHVDDLKTIREFRNVFEAEVQKLEADRLQLGTEITTTGDNTWPMPVNLKRLIWNAQKTFKIDLRRPSDMHPMEIVEAIDKLQERLKVVPGDDAMSIEAQKNATLFFNILLRSTFASKRVLKEYRLTKESFEWVIGEIESRFLQSLVAPGEMIGCVAAQSIGEPATQMTLNTFHYAGVSAKNVTLGVPRLREIINVAKKIKTPSLSVFLKPEVSKKKELAKNVQCALEYTTLRSVTHATEIWYDPDPLGTIIEEDVEFVRSYYEMPDEDIDPDKISPWLLRIELNREMMVDKKLSMADIAEKINHEFDDDLSCIFNDDNADKLILRVRITNDEAPKGEIQDESAEDDVFLKKIEGNMLTEMALRGIPDINKVFIKYGKVNKFDESEGFKPDNEWMLDTEGVNLLAVMCHEDVDSTRTTSNHLIEVIEVLGIEAVRRSLLDELRVVISFDGSYVNYRHLAILCDTMTYRGHLMAITRHGINRNDTGPLMRCSFEETVDILLDAAVYAESDYLRGVTENIMLGQLAPIGTGGCGLYLNDQMLQQAIELQLPSYVEGLDYGMTPARSPMSATPYRDGGMMSPMLSPNFRASPITDAQFSPYVGGMAFSPVPSNYSPSSGGGYSPSSPVFSPGPGHGYSPTSPSYSPASPSYSPTSPSYTPGSPSYSPTSPSYSPTSPSYSPTSPSYSPTSPSYSPTSPSYSPTSPSYSPTSPSYSPTSPVYSPTSPAYSPTSPAYSPTSPSYSPTSPSYSPTSPSYSPTSPSYSPTSPSYSPTSPSYSPTSPSYSPTSPAYSPTSPGYSPTSPSYSPTSPNYSPTSPSYNPSSAKYSPSHAYSPSSPRMMSPYSQTSPNYSPTSPTYSPTSPSYAQPSPSYSPTSPHTTSGGPSPDYSPTSPNYSPSASYSPTAPGYSPSSTGPQTTDKDDETVD